The Verrucomicrobium spinosum DSM 4136 = JCM 18804 DNA segment GTCCGGAGCAAGCGTGGGCATGCTGGAGAGCAGCGGGCTGCCATCGAGTTTGGTGGGATTGGTCACGCCGGAGAGATCGATCAGCATCCAGGTGTCGCCAATGTTCCAGGTGAGCGGGTCCATGCCCAGCGCGGCCACCTCCAGACTGCTGCCGGTGAGATCCACGGTGACGGAGGAGAAGAGTTTGAGCGCGTCGTTCTCACCCAGGGGATTGGAAACGCCACTGCCGTCGTTGCCGAACAGGTCAAACTGAAGGGTGCCAGCGAGGTTGATGTCCACATTGGTGACGCTGCTGCTGTTTCCGAGAACCAGATCCTGGGCACCGCCTGAGTTCACGCCGTGCGTCCCGCCCACCATGAGGAAGGTGCCCGCGCCGAGAGTGATGTTCTGAGAGGCTCCTCCGGTGATGCTGCCGGTGCCACCGAGCGTCGCGCCACTGCCGGAAACGGTGTTGACACTGCCCGTGCCTGTGGCGGAACCGGCGGTGTTGTTGGCCAGGAAGGTGCCCTTGCTGACGGTCGTGCCGCCGGTGTGGGTGTTGTTGCCCGTGACCGTGAAGGTGCCGGTGCCCTCTTTGTTCACGGATCCGCCGGTGCCGCTGAAGACGCCGCTGTAGGTGGTGGACTCGTTGTTTCCTCCGACGCTGAGGGCGACCCCGGTGCTGGCCGTGTTGACGAGGGAGAGGTTCTGGCTGCCTTTCAGACCGCCGATCTGGGCGGCCGTGGTGAATTTGCCGAACGTCAGGCTGCCGCCCTGGTTGTCATAGTCCACTGTGCTGCCGCTGAGGGAACCCGTAAGGGCGCCAAAGGAGACTGTGCCATCGCCATTCGCGTTGGCCGCACGGCTGATATTGACCGTTGTCGCGTTGACGATGGAGGTGATGTAGGTGCCAGCCTGGATGCCCGTGCCCGTAACGATTTGCCCCACTATGAGTTGGGTGGTGTCCAGACCGGAAATCGACGACACGGTGTTGGTGACGGTGGCGCTGTTGTCCACGGAGGCACCGATTGAGTTGAGTTCCAGCACGCCGGACTGGATGACCGTGTTGCCGGTATGCGTGCTGTTCCCGCCGAGTTGCAGAGTCGTGTTGCCCTGCTTCACCAGTTTCACCTGACCGGTGATCTGGCCATGGAAGTAGCCGTTGGAAGACTGGTTCACCGTAAGGGTGGCCGCAGTCGTGCTGGTGACGACACCTGGTGTGGCGGTGCTTTGCTCCAGCCGGGATACTGTCTGGTCAAAGCCATTGAGATCCAGGGTGCTGGCGCTGGTGTTGTAAGCCACGCCCAGCTGAAGAACGGCGGCGGAAGGCAGCACGTTGGCTGCCATCATCCGCATTGTGCCACCGCCGGCCACGATGGTCCGGCCCCAGACGTTGCCGGTGACGGACAGCGTGACGAGACCGCTCTGGTCAAAGTAGAAGGTGCCTCCGGTACCCAGATTCACTGCATTGTCGGAGATGTTCACGGTGCTGCCTCCCGGGTTTAGGACCAGTTGGCGAGTGGTGCCGTCGGAGGAGACAATGCCGCCTTTGATATTGAGCACATTGCCAGCCCCGCTGCCGCCGATGCGCACCCCTCCGATCAGCCGTAGCTGCCCCAGCAAGGTGTTCGTGCCTGTACCATTCATCAGGCTGGAGTGGGAGGTGCCATTGGGATCGTCACCGATAAAGGAAATGACTTCCGAAAGGGTCACGCCCCCAGTGACTTGTAGCCGACCGCGGTTCGCGGTGTACACGGTGGTGCCCGCGTTCGGATGGGTGGTGGTGTCCCAGGCACCCAGTGCGTCATTGTGGGAGACCACGACGGTGCCCGACTGGATGTAGGTGGTGCCCGTGTACGTGCTGGCGCCTGAAAGCGTGACCGTGCCCGCGTTTGCGGTGTTGTGGGCGATGGTGACGCTGGAGGCTCCCAAGGCGTTGTCGGCAATGCCGCCGCTGAGGGTGAGATTCCGGGTGGAATCAGGCACGGTCAGGAGCAGTTCTCGTGAAGCACCGACCGTGACTTTCCCAGAGATCGTGAGCGTTCCGGCTCCGGCATTGAGAATGCCATTCACGGTGAAATCTCCGGCGAGGGTGCCGCTGGCTCCTGTGTAACGCAGGGTGTTGAACGAGGCTCCTGAGCCCAGAGTGCCCACGCCGCTCACTTCGTAGTTCGCGGCTCCAGTGGTATCCACTGCGTCGGCTGCGGCCACGGTGGTGCCGGTGTACCCGGCGATCTGGTTGCTGCCATTGCGGAGGGCATAGCGGGTATTTGCCCCTGTCCCATAGGTGATCCAGGGCCCCAGGATGCCGGTGCTGTCGTTGGCGGGAAAGCCGCCTGCCACTGCCACAGTTCCGGCCCCCTGAATGCTCAACGAGGATCCGAGACCGCGGGTGAAGGTGCCGGAGTTGATCGTCAGCAGCCGGCTGGCAGCCACATTCCACACCTGTCCGGTGTAGGCTCTCAATGCCAAGTTCGAAGAAATGGTCAGGTCCTGCGCTGCGGCAGCGCTCAGATCGATGCCGTTTGAGCCCAGTGTGAGTGTGTTCCCCGTGGTGATCGCCACCGCCGAGGCCACACCATCCAGCTTGATGCCCAGCCAGGAGGTGTCAGCGCCCAAGGCATTGGAGGTGGCACTGCCTGCGACCCACGCGGCAATGTCGTTCCCTCCCGGAATTCCCCCGCTCCAACTGGCCGAGTCATTGAGGGCGTTGGACGAGCTCGTCTTGTTGCGGGTTGCTGCCCAAGTGGAACCGAGACTGGTGGCGAGCAGCACCACGAAAAGACCCGAACGGCATAACGTCCTGGCAAAGCGTCGGTTGTGGGGTGGGATGGAGGAAACGACGTGGGAAGGCGCGGCTGCGCCGGGTGAGGAGGGAGCCATGCGAGCGTGAGCGGATTATTTGCGAGCTCCAGTTTACGGAGCCCCACCTCCCTTTCTCGCGATGGAATGCAATTATTTGCAAGAACCCGACGCAAAAGTGCGGGGGCGCTTCTCGAACTCGTTCTGCCTCAAGCGGCCGCTTGGGCAGCCCGTTTGCGGTCCAGGTACATCTTCACAGCCGTCTTCATGCGGCCCAGCACGTAATACACCGTCTGGCTGCGCAGGCGCACCAGTTCGGCACCCACAATGCGGGGCACGAAGTCCGCCGGCACGGCCATGATTTCCTCGGGCCGGGCTCCGTTGAGGCCCCGGCAGAGGATGGAGGTCATGGCCTTGGTGAGGGTCTGAACCAAGGGCCCCAGGGTGATGGCGAAGTGCACCTTGTTGTCCTCATCCACCTTCAAGTACACCCCTACCGTGTCGGTACACTCCTCGTCCTTGCGGACGTCTTCGAGATCAAAAGTCTCGCCCTCCTTGGGCTCCTGGCGCTTGGCACCGTCCGACATCACAATGAGGTTCTCCCGCCGCTCCTGTTCAGGGAGGTGCTCGAAGAGTTCAATGATGTCTTGAAGGGCGGGGGGATAGGACATGGAATGCAGTGAAAAGTGAGAAGTAAAAAGTGAAAAGGGTCAGACGCCAGGAGTTGGGCGTTACGAGTTGCGCCTAGCCCCACGCATGGCGGCTAACACATAACTCTTAGCCTCAACTTCCCTTCTCAATCGGACTGCGCACCATGTTGCCCCACTCGGTCCAGGAGCCGTCGTAGTTGCGGACCTTGTCGTAGCCCAGGAGGTACTTGAGCACGAACCAGGTGTGGCTGCTGCGCTCGCCAATCCGGCAGTAGGCGACGATGTCGTCGTCCTTTTTGAGGCCCAGGTTCTGGGTGTAGATCTGGTCGAGCTCCTCAGCTGTTTTGAAGGTGCCGTCCAGATTGGCAGCGGTGGCCCAGGGGCAGCTCTTGGCTCCGGGGATGTGGCCGCCACGCAGCACCCCTTCCTGGGGATACTCCGGCATGTGGGTGGTCTCGCCGCTGAACTCCTTGGGGGAGCGCACGTCCACAAGCGGCTTCTTGGCCAGCATGTGCTGCCAGGTCTGGTGGTAGAAGGCGCGGTTCGTGGTGTCATCGCGCTCCAGGGGAGTGGGATAGTCGGTCGCAGGGTAGTTTGGCACCACGCGGGTCAGCGGCTTTTCCTCCGCTGTCCACTTGGCGCGGCCGCCATCCAGGATTTTGACGTTCTGGTGGCCGAAGAGCTGGAACACCCACAGCGCGTAGCAGGCCCACCAGTTGGACTTGTCACCGTAGAACACCACGATGGTTTCCGGGGTGATGCCGTTCTTCCGGCACACTTGGGCAAAGGCGTCCGGACCGACGTAGTCGCGGGTGATTTCATCGTTCAGGTCCCGACGCCAGTCGATGTGCACCGCTCCGGGGATGTGGCCGGTGTCATAGAGCAGCAGGTCCTCGTTGCTTTCGACAATCCGGATGCCCGGCGTGTCGAGATTGGCGGCCAGCCAGTCGGTATCGACGAGGGCATCAGGATGGGCGTAGGCAGAAAACTTGGAAGTCATGACGGGAAAATCGAGGGGCGTGAGCAAAAGGGTACGCCCGCAACATGCGTTTCAGCGGGCAAAAGGCAACCTTCAGGGGCGGGCGCTGCTGAGAAACGTCCCCAGCGCCTCCGGCAGTGGAGCCACCCATTCCTGCCTGCCCTGGCCGTCATCCAATATGAGCCGATGAGAGTGCAGTGCCTGGCGGGGAAGCAGCAACTGGGCCTCCAGCCTCGGAGTCCACCCGGTCTCGATGAACTCCAGGTAGCAATCCTCGGAAGGGCCGTAGATCTTGTCTCCCACCACATAGTGCCCCAGATGGGCCAGGTGCACCCGGAGCTGGTGCATGCGGCCGGTGTGCGGGGCGCACTCCACCAGGGAAAAGCGGCCCCGGTGGGTCTCATGCCGTTCCCGCACCTGGAAGTGGCTTTCACACGGGACCCCCCGCTCATCCACCCGCTGCTTCACCCAGATGCGGGAGTCCATGACGTCCCCCTGTCGCAGGATGGGGGCGGTGACCGTCGTTTCCTCCCACTCCGGCCAGCCCGCCACCACGGCGAGGTAGGTCTTGTCCATCTGCCGGCGCATCATGGCTTTGCCGAGTCGCCGCGCTGCTGGTCCGGTCTTGGCCACCAGCACCACGCCGCTCGTCTCCCGATCCAGCCGGTTGATGATGGAGACCTGTCCGCCATTGGCCAGCTCATAGGCCAGCAGCTCGCGAATGCCGTCCCACAGGGTCAGCCCGGCGTCTGAGGGCTTGCTTGGGTGAATCTGGAGTGGCGCAGGCTTGTCCACCACCAGCCAGTCCTCGGTTTCATCGAGGATGGCGAAGTTGTAGTCGGAACTGGCGGACATGGGTAGGGAGGGCATTCTAGCGCCAAGCCGTGTCCTGGAAAGGGAGATCCATGGAGGAAGGTTGCTCTGGCGGGAG contains these protein-coding regions:
- a CDS encoding beta strand repeat-containing protein → MAPSSPGAAAPSHVVSSIPPHNRRFARTLCRSGLFVVLLATSLGSTWAATRNKTSSSNALNDSASWSGGIPGGNDIAAWVAGSATSNALGADTSWLGIKLDGVASAVAITTGNTLTLGSNGIDLSAAAAQDLTISSNLALRAYTGQVWNVAASRLLTINSGTFTRGLGSSLSIQGAGTVAVAGGFPANDSTGILGPWITYGTGANTRYALRNGSNQIAGYTGTTVAAADAVDTTGAANYEVSGVGTLGSGASFNTLRYTGASGTLAGDFTVNGILNAGAGTLTISGKVTVGASRELLLTVPDSTRNLTLSGGIADNALGASSVTIAHNTANAGTVTLSGASTYTGTTYIQSGTVVVSHNDALGAWDTTTHPNAGTTVYTANRGRLQVTGGVTLSEVISFIGDDPNGTSHSSLMNGTGTNTLLGQLRLIGGVRIGGSGAGNVLNIKGGIVSSDGTTRQLVLNPGGSTVNISDNAVNLGTGGTFYFDQSGLVTLSVTGNVWGRTIVAGGGTMRMMAANVLPSAAVLQLGVAYNTSASTLDLNGFDQTVSRLEQSTATPGVVTSTTAATLTVNQSSNGYFHGQITGQVKLVKQGNTTLQLGGNSTHTGNTVIQSGVLELNSIGASVDNSATVTNTVSSISGLDTTQLIVGQIVTGTGIQAGTYITSIVNATTVNISRAANANGDGTVSFGALTGSLSGSTVDYDNQGGSLTFGKFTTAAQIGGLKGSQNLSLVNTASTGVALSVGGNNESTTYSGVFSGTGGSVNKEGTGTFTVTGNNTHTGGTTVSKGTFLANNTAGSATGTGSVNTVSGSGATLGGTGSITGGASQNITLGAGTFLMVGGTHGVNSGGAQDLVLGNSSSVTNVDINLAGTLQFDLFGNDGSGVSNPLGENDALKLFSSVTVDLTGSSLEVAALGMDPLTWNIGDTWMLIDLSGVTNPTKLDGSPLLSSMPTLAPDKKWTSYSDASGFYVQVAAVPEPGRAMLLILALGAWGLRRRRNLSA
- a CDS encoding SufE family protein produces the protein MSYPPALQDIIELFEHLPEQERRENLIVMSDGAKRQEPKEGETFDLEDVRKDEECTDTVGVYLKVDEDNKVHFAITLGPLVQTLTKAMTSILCRGLNGARPEEIMAVPADFVPRIVGAELVRLRSQTVYYVLGRMKTAVKMYLDRKRAAQAAA
- a CDS encoding sulfurtransferase, with product MTSKFSAYAHPDALVDTDWLAANLDTPGIRIVESNEDLLLYDTGHIPGAVHIDWRRDLNDEITRDYVGPDAFAQVCRKNGITPETIVVFYGDKSNWWACYALWVFQLFGHQNVKILDGGRAKWTAEEKPLTRVVPNYPATDYPTPLERDDTTNRAFYHQTWQHMLAKKPLVDVRSPKEFSGETTHMPEYPQEGVLRGGHIPGAKSCPWATAANLDGTFKTAEELDQIYTQNLGLKKDDDIVAYCRIGERSSHTWFVLKYLLGYDKVRNYDGSWTEWGNMVRSPIEKGS
- a CDS encoding RluA family pseudouridine synthase, giving the protein MSASSDYNFAILDETEDWLVVDKPAPLQIHPSKPSDAGLTLWDGIRELLAYELANGGQVSIINRLDRETSGVVLVAKTGPAARRLGKAMMRRQMDKTYLAVVAGWPEWEETTVTAPILRQGDVMDSRIWVKQRVDERGVPCESHFQVRERHETHRGRFSLVECAPHTGRMHQLRVHLAHLGHYVVGDKIYGPSEDCYLEFIETGWTPRLEAQLLLPRQALHSHRLILDDGQGRQEWVAPLPEALGTFLSSARP